CGGAGTGAGGGTGGAGTCCAGTTGCCAGAATTGTGGCTCCCAGCAGGTACGCATCAACGGGCTCGATGGTCCGTATACACAGATACTGATAGACTCCCGTCCTATTTTCAGTGCTTTGTCGGGTGTCTATGGTCTGGAACAGATCCCTGCCAATATGATAGAAAGAGTTGAGGTAATGAGGGGAGGAGGATCGGCTTTATTCGGTTCTTCCGCTATCGCAGGTACGATTAATATAATAACGAAAGAACCGTTGCGCAATTCGGCACAATTATCTCATTCTTTTATGGGTATAGGCGGCAGCAGTGCACTGGATAATAACACGACCATGAATGCATCGTTGGTTACGGATACCCGGAAAGCCGGCATCTATGTATTCGGACAAAATCATCACCGTTCGTCATTCGATTACGATAAAGACGGTTTTTCCGAATTGCCTAAGCTGAAAAATCAGACTGTGGGTTTCCGTGCCTATGTGAAAACAGGTATTTATTCAAAACTCACTTTTGAATATCACCATATGGAGGAATATCGCCGAGGAGGAAATCTGCTGGATAGGCCGCCTCATGAAGCGGATATTACCGAACAGACGGAACATTCTATTGATGGTGGAGGCTTGAAGTTCGATTATTATTCTCCTGATTATAAACAGAAGGTAAGTGTGTATGCATCGGCACAGAATACGAACAGGAACAGTTATTATGGTACGGATAAGAATCCCGATGCTTACGGATATACTACGGACCTTACAGCGATGGTGGGTAGCCAGTATACTTATAGTTTCGGTAAATTCCTGTTCATGCCTTCTGACCTTACCGCAGGGCTGGAATATAATTATGACAGGCTGAAAGATGAGATGTTGGGCTACAATCGCTCTTCGGAACAGCAAGTACATATCGAAAGCGCGTTTTTGCAGAATGAGTGGAAAAATAAGAAATGGGGCTTTCTTATCGGCGCGCGATTGGACAAACATAATATGATAGACGGAGTGGTAATAAGTCCCCGTGCCAATGTTCGTTTTAATCCTACTGAAGATATGAACATCAGAGCCAGTTATTCAAGCGGTTTCAGAGCTCCCCAAACCTTCGACGAAGACCTGCATGTCGCAGCAGTAGGCGGAGATGTGGCCTTAATAAGGCGTTCGAAAGATTTGAAAGAAGAAAAGTCTCAGAGTTTCAGTGCATCCGCAGATTTTTATCACCGTTTCGGAGACACACAAGTAAATTTTCTGTTAGAGGGATTTTATACCGATTTAAAAGATGTGTTCGTATTGGAGGACGTAGGCAAAGACGAGCAGGGGAATCTTATAAAAGAGCGCAGAAACGGTTCGGGGGCGCGTATTATAGGACTTACGATGGAAGGGAAGGTCGCTTTCCCTGAGTGGGTACAGTTACAAGCGGGTTTTACTTTCCAGCGGAGCCGGTATAAAAAGGAGGAAAAATGGAGTGAAGACGAATCGGTTCCTGCGACCCGGAATATGTTCAGGACTCCCGACCGTTATGGTTACCTTACGACTACGGTCACTCCGCTAAAATCATTAGTTGTTTCATTTTCGGGTACTTATACAGGTAGTATGCTGGTGCAGCATCTTAAAGGATTTATCGATAACGATGTTGCTGTGAGTACTCCCGATTTTTTTGATCTGAACACAAAAGTATCTTATGATTTCTCTTTATACAAGGAACTTACCTTACAATTATATACAGGAGTACAAAATATTTTCAATGCTTATCAGAAAGATTTGGATAAAGGAGCAAAACGGGATGCCTCTTATGTTTACGGTCCGACGTTGCCCCGAAGTTATTTTGCCGGTGTGAAACTCAGTTTTTAAGATAATATAAGAAAAAGAAAACGTCC
This region of Barnesiella propionica genomic DNA includes:
- a CDS encoding TonB-dependent receptor, with product MKRYIFFVVCFCCVFIWAGTAATYAEDSDANVFGHILNKKTKEHIPYVSVALKGTTLGTTTDASGHYFLKNLPEGKFCVIIRAMGYKTTEKDIVLEKNVSSELNFEIEEELVSLDEIVVSANRSETTRRLAPTLINVLDTKLFETAQAACLAQGLNYQPGVRVESSCQNCGSQQVRINGLDGPYTQILIDSRPIFSALSGVYGLEQIPANMIERVEVMRGGGSALFGSSAIAGTINIITKEPLRNSAQLSHSFMGIGGSSALDNNTTMNASLVTDTRKAGIYVFGQNHHRSSFDYDKDGFSELPKLKNQTVGFRAYVKTGIYSKLTFEYHHMEEYRRGGNLLDRPPHEADITEQTEHSIDGGGLKFDYYSPDYKQKVSVYASAQNTNRNSYYGTDKNPDAYGYTTDLTAMVGSQYTYSFGKFLFMPSDLTAGLEYNYDRLKDEMLGYNRSSEQQVHIESAFLQNEWKNKKWGFLIGARLDKHNMIDGVVISPRANVRFNPTEDMNIRASYSSGFRAPQTFDEDLHVAAVGGDVALIRRSKDLKEEKSQSFSASADFYHRFGDTQVNFLLEGFYTDLKDVFVLEDVGKDEQGNLIKERRNGSGARIIGLTMEGKVAFPEWVQLQAGFTFQRSRYKKEEKWSEDESVPATRNMFRTPDRYGYLTTTVTPLKSLVVSFSGTYTGSMLVQHLKGFIDNDVAVSTPDFFDLNTKVSYDFSLYKELTLQLYTGVQNIFNAYQKDLDKGAKRDASYVYGPTLPRSYFAGVKLSF